Within the Methylophaga thalassica genome, the region AATTCAATCAACGTTTTTCCAAGTGAGGTTAATGAATATTCCACTTTCGGAGGCACTGTCGGATATACCTGACGACTCACCAAACCATCTCGCTCAAGTCCACGTAATGTCTGGGTCAGCATTTTCTGAGAAATACCGTCCAGTTCGCGCCGTAACTCACCAAAGCGTTTTGTTTCTTCAGCAAGTGCACCAACAGTGAGCACTGTCCACTTATCAGCAATACGATCGAGTACTAAACGGGTCGGGCAGTGTTGATTATAAACATTCCATTCAATCATAAATCATTGTTTCTCTTAATTAGTTACTTTTTTGTATGTATATAACTATAAAGTGCCTTCTTGCGGAAAGATACTGTCAAACATAATATTTGTCCTGTCAATGAAATGCAACTAAGAGGACATCATTATGCAACGCTATTTCTTACACATTCTCATACTAACAACCTTACTTTTTAATGGAGCAAGTGCCATGGCTGACACAGCAACTAAAGCAAACTTAACCTTACTGAGCAATTTTGCTGGCGAGGTTTTTGTTAATAAAGATCTATCAAACCTTAATAAATACATGAAAAAAGATTATATTCAGCATAATGCAGCGGTATCACAGGGCAGTGAAGGATTTAAAACGTTTTTCAGTAACTGGTTCACAGCTATTCCGGACTTTAACTACGAGTTAAAAAACATCATTGCAAATGATGAGTATGTTTGGGTATACGGCACATATTCTGGAACACATGATAATGAATGGTTAGGTATTCCAGCGACACATGCCAAGTATAAGTTTGATGCGATTGATATTTTCAGAGTCGAAGATGGTCAATTAGCAGAGCATTGGGATGTTATGGACTTACATACCTTATTTAC harbors:
- a CDS encoding winged helix-turn-helix transcriptional regulator encodes the protein MIEWNVYNQHCPTRLVLDRIADKWTVLTVGALAEETKRFGELRRELDGISQKMLTQTLRGLERDGLVSRQVYPTVPPKVEYSLTSLGKTLIELLEGIRNWSEGNIEHVIEAQQAYDEQATQ
- a CDS encoding ester cyclase, giving the protein MADTATKANLTLLSNFAGEVFVNKDLSNLNKYMKKDYIQHNAAVSQGSEGFKTFFSNWFTAIPDFNYELKNIIANDEYVWVYGTYSGTHDNEWLGIPATHAKYKFDAIDIFRVEDGQLAEHWDVMDLHTLFTQLQVK